ATCGTCGGCCCAGCGCCGCCGGTTGCTGGCCGAGCCGCAGATGGCCTGACCGTCGGGAACCTCGGCCACCGCGATCGCCAGCGTGGGGTCGTCGGGGTCCTCGAGGGCGACCCGCAGGGTGCGGCCGGACCGGTTGACCAGGTCGCCGCTGGCGTCGACGACGCACGGCTGGTCGACCATCGCGGCCACCTGACCGGCGAGCCAGCCCTTGCCGACCGCGCCGATGTCGAGCACGACGGGCTCGGGCACGCGCAGGACCGTCCCGTCCAGCTCGCAGTCCGCCCACGAGGGAACGCGCACCGGCCCGCCCTGCGGCGTCAGCCGGTATCCCGCGCCGTAGCCGAGCTGCTCGAGCGCACCCCCGACCAGCGGGCTGACGGAGCCGGCGGTCAGGGTGAACAGCCGGTCGTAGATCGCGAGGATCGCGGGTGCATCGGGCCCCAGGTCGACCGAGCGCTCGGTGCGCAGGCGCTGGACGGTCGCGTCAGCGCGGAACCGCGACCACGTCCGGTCGAAAGTCTCGATCCGATCCGTGATCGCGGTTCGCTGTCCGGAGGCGATCGGGTCGGGGGTCCCGATCGACCACGGGGTTCCGATGGCGTCGAAACGCCACTCGGAGGTCATGCTCGGCTCAGGCCTTGGCCTGGCTGATGATCTGCTCGATGGCGTCGTTGAAGCCACCGCTGGTCAGCGAGGAGCCCGAGACCTTGTCGACGTCGAGCTCGGTGATCTTGCGACCCTCGACCTGCGCGTCGATCCCGCTCTCGAACTTCTTCTGGTACTGCTCGGAGTTGCCGCTCTCGGCCTGCCCGTCGGCGTCGAGGTCGGTGATGGTGCCGTCGGCGGTCAGGTCCACCTCGACCTCGATCGACTGCGTCTGCCCGTCGGGCGACGTGTAGGTGCCGGTCGCCTCGTACTCGCCGGGCCTGAAGGCGCCGCCGGCGGGAGCGGAGCCGGCGGGCTCCGACGGGGTCGCGGACGTCGCCGGCGGGGTCGCGCTCGAAGCCGCGTCCTGCTCGCCGCCGTCGTCATCGCCGCAGGCGGCGAGCGTCAGCAGGGCGGTGGATGCGGCGAGTGCGGCGTAGGCGCGGCGCTTCGTCAGGGTCATGCGGCTCCTCGTTCGGGGGTGATGGTTTCTGGTTCAACCGTCTGCGCCCAACGTAGTTGACCCGCTCGCCGATTTCGAGGCTGAGCCCCGACTGGCGGCCGGACGCACAGCGACTTCTCAGGCTCGCGGGCCCTTGTCACGATCGCGGGCCCGGAGCATGCTCGGGAGATCGGAGAGAAGGCGCGTCATGACCCAGCAGGACGACTCGATCCAACCCCTCGTGGGCCCGCAGCTCAACGCGCTCGCCGACGCCCTCGCAGCGCAGCCGGCGGACGTCGGTGACGCGCCCTCCCTCTGCGCGGGCTGGCCGGTGCGAGCCGTGCTGGCCCACCTGACGATGGCCGATCGCTACGACGCCGCAGCCTTCCAACGTGAGCTCGCTGCGGTCGGCCACGACTTCCAGACCCTCTCCGACACCATCGCGCTACGCGACGGGCAGCTGCCGATGGACACCCTGGTCGCAGGACTGCGCAGCGACACCATGGCCCACTGGGCGCCGCCCGGTGGCGGTCCCTCGCGGGGCGGGATCGGCCCGGGCCCGACCTGCGCCGTCCCGCCTGAGCCGCGCGGACAGCGTCAGCCGAGACAGAACTCATTGCCCTCGGGATCGCGCATCACCACGAAGCCGACCTCGAGCGGCGGATCGGGCGCGAACCGCTCCACCCGCGTCGCGCCCCGCGCGACGAGCTCCTCGGCGGCCGATTCGAGCGCCTCCATCCGCGCGTCGCCCTCGAGCTCGGGCGGCGCCGCCCGCACGTCGAGGTGGACCCGGTTCTTGGCCACCTTGTCCTCGGGCACCTGTTGGAAGAACACGCGCGGACCCCGGCCCTGCGGGTCCTCGATCGCGGCCTTGGACCGCCGTTGCTCCACCGGGACACCGACACGCTCGAGGAAGGCGTCCCAGGCCGGCCACGGGTCGGCGCCGGGCTCGAGCGTGACCCCGGGAGGGCCCGGCACGACGTAGCCCAGGGCGGCCGCCCAGAAGTCGGCCAGCGCCGGTGCGTCCTGGGCGTCGAAGGTGATCTGGACGTCGAGGCTCATGAGGGACTCCGTCTCGTGGGACCTGCCTCCACCCTGCACCCGCCCAGCACTCCCCCGCCACCGCCCGGTCCCGGCCGACGGTGCACCCCGTCCAGATGGCGGTCGGGTGCCGAACCGTTGGGCCGAGAGTCTTAGGCTTGCCTCATGACTGTGGACAGGAAGGTACGCGTCGCCGTCGTCGGCGCCGGGCCCGCGGGCGTGTACGCCGCCGACATCCTCACGAAGACCGAGGGTCTCGACGTCACTGTCGACATCCTCGATCGGGACCCGACCCCCTTCGGTCTGATCCGCTACGGCGTGGCGCCGGACCACCCGCGGATCAAGGAGATCATCAAGGCGCTCAAGCGCGTGATGGCCAACGACGACATCCGCTTCTTCGGCAACGTCAACTTCGGCACCGACATCAAGCTCGAGGACCTCAAGGGGTTCTACGACGCCGTCGTGTTCGCCACGGGCGCGCGCCGTGACCGCGACCTGCAGATCCCGGGCGTCGACCTCGACGGCTCGTACGGCGCGGCCGACTTCGTCTACTGGTACGACGGCCACCCGGACGCCCCCCGCGAGTGGGACTTCCAGCCCCACGCCAAGCAGGTTGCCGTCCTCGGCGTCGGCAACGTGGGCCTGGACGTGGCCCGCATCCTGGCCAAGACCGCCGACGAGCTGCTCGTCACCGAGATCCCCGACAACGTGTACGAGGGTCTGAAGAAGAACGTCACGACCGACGTGCACGTGTTCGCGCGCCGCGGCCCGGCCCAGGTCAAGTTCACCCCGATGGAGCTGCGCGAGCTCAGCCACTCCCCCACGATCGACGTCGTCGTGCACCCCGAGGGCTACGAGTTCGACCACGGCTCGATGGAGGCGCTCGCCGCCGCGAAGAGCCAGAAGCTCGTCGTCAAGGTCCTGGGCGACTACCTCGCCAAGGAGCCCTCGGGCGCCCCGCACCGCATCCACATCCACTTCTGCCAGAACCCGGTCGAGATCCTCGGCGAGGACGGCAAGGTCGTGGGCCTGCGCACCGAGATCACCGAGCTCGACGGCACCGGCAACGTCCGCGGCACCGGCCAGTTCAAGGACTGGCCCGTCCAGGCCGTCTACCGGGCGATCGGCTACTACTCCGACAACCTGCCCGGCCTGCCGTTCGACGCCAACACCGGCGTCCTGCCCAACGACGGTGGCCACGTGCTCGACATCGACGGCACCCCGATCGAGGGCGTCTACGCGACCGGCTGGATCAAGCGCGGCCCGGTCGGCCTCATCGGCCACACGAAGTCGGACGCGGCCCAGACCATCAAGATGCTGGTCGAGGACCTGCCGAAGCTGCCCGCCCCGGAGGTCTCCGAGCGCGAGGCGTTCGATCGTCACCTCGACAGCCGCGGCGTCGAGTACACGACGTGGGAGGGCTGGGAGAGGCTCGACGCCCACGAGGAGAGCCTCGGCGCGAACGACGCCCACCCGCGCGAGCGCAAGAAGGTCGTCCCCCGCGACGAGATGGTCTCCATCGCGCGCGGCTGACCCCGGGAGCATCGCGCTCCTAGACTCGCGACATGAGCCGACTGCT
Above is a window of Aeromicrobium senzhongii DNA encoding:
- a CDS encoding FMN-binding protein codes for the protein MTLTKRRAYAALAASTALLTLAACGDDDGGEQDAASSATPPATSATPSEPAGSAPAGGAFRPGEYEATGTYTSPDGQTQSIEVEVDLTADGTITDLDADGQAESGNSEQYQKKFESGIDAQVEGRKITELDVDKVSGSSLTSGGFNDAIEQIISQAKA
- a CDS encoding FAD-dependent oxidoreductase, giving the protein MTVDRKVRVAVVGAGPAGVYAADILTKTEGLDVTVDILDRDPTPFGLIRYGVAPDHPRIKEIIKALKRVMANDDIRFFGNVNFGTDIKLEDLKGFYDAVVFATGARRDRDLQIPGVDLDGSYGAADFVYWYDGHPDAPREWDFQPHAKQVAVLGVGNVGLDVARILAKTADELLVTEIPDNVYEGLKKNVTTDVHVFARRGPAQVKFTPMELRELSHSPTIDVVVHPEGYEFDHGSMEALAAAKSQKLVVKVLGDYLAKEPSGAPHRIHIHFCQNPVEILGEDGKVVGLRTEITELDGTGNVRGTGQFKDWPVQAVYRAIGYYSDNLPGLPFDANTGVLPNDGGHVLDIDGTPIEGVYATGWIKRGPVGLIGHTKSDAAQTIKMLVEDLPKLPAPEVSEREAFDRHLDSRGVEYTTWEGWERLDAHEESLGANDAHPRERKKVVPRDEMVSIARG
- a CDS encoding VOC family protein; protein product: MSLDVQITFDAQDAPALADFWAAALGYVVPGPPGVTLEPGADPWPAWDAFLERVGVPVEQRRSKAAIEDPQGRGPRVFFQQVPEDKVAKNRVHLDVRAAPPELEGDARMEALESAAEELVARGATRVERFAPDPPLEVGFVVMRDPEGNEFCLG
- a CDS encoding FAD:protein FMN transferase yields the protein MTSEWRFDAIGTPWSIGTPDPIASGQRTAITDRIETFDRTWSRFRADATVQRLRTERSVDLGPDAPAILAIYDRLFTLTAGSVSPLVGGALEQLGYGAGYRLTPQGGPVRVPSWADCELDGTVLRVPEPVVLDIGAVGKGWLAGQVAAMVDQPCVVDASGDLVNRSGRTLRVALEDPDDPTLAIAVAEVPDGQAICGSASNRRRWADDLHHVLDARSGRPTREVVAAWAGGPDAGWADGLASAAFFTADLPVAGHWWAALDRDHRLVARGLPGEVFA